Below is a genomic region from Catenuloplanes atrovinosus.
ACGCGCTGCCGGAAGCGCAGCGGTGACTCGCCGACCTCGCGCTTGAACGCGGTGCTGAAGGCGCTCTCCGACGCGTACCCGAGGTGGGACGCCAGCGCGCCGACGCCGATGTCGCTGTCACGCAGCGCGCGCTGCGCGTGCAGCATCCGCCAGCGGCTCATGTACGCGACCGGTGGCATGCCGGCGACCGCGCGGAACCGCTCGGCGAACGTGGTGCGCGACATCGACGCGGCGCGGGCCAGCTCGTCCAGGCTGGGGCGGCGGGCCGGCTCCGCGTGCATCAGCTCCAGCGTCGGGCGCAGCTGCTCGTCGACGGAGACGCGCAGCCAGCCGGGCGGCAGTTCGGACTGGTGAAGGTAGGCGCGCAGCAGCTCCAGCACGAGCAACTGGCCGTACTGCCGGATCGCGAACGTGGACCCGGCGCGCTCCGCCACCAGCTCCTCGAACAGCCGGTCCAGGACGCGCCGCACGCCGAGCGCCGGAGGTGCCGCGGCCCTTATGTGCGCGACCGGCGGCAGCGCCGGGATGACCAGCGCGTGGCCGGCCGCGTTCAGGTCGACGTGGCCGCCCACCACGATGTCGTCCGCGTCCGCGGCGGACCCCATCAGCGCGAGGAGGTCGTCGTCGAGGTCGAGGTCGTCCAGCACCCTGCGAGTGCGCTCCTCGCCGGCCACACTCTCCAGCTGCGCCCAGGATCGGTGGTTGAGCACGGCGACGTCACCGGCCTCCAGCTCGATCGGGGCGCCGAGGCTGTCGGCGGTCAGCCGCACCCGGCCGCGGACCAGCGCCATGAACTTGAGCTCCGGCCGCTCCATCACCATCCGCGGCGACGTCCACGGGCCGCTGGCCGCGGCGCCGCCGGACACCACGCCGTTCACCTCGACCAGGTCGAACACCTCGGAGAGCGGGTCGCCCGGACGCGCGCGAAGAAAAAGCGGATTCACAGACATTCACAGTACGCCACGGCGTTCATAGCGTGAAGAAATGACGATGACAGTCAACGGTACGCAGGTCCCGCCGCCGGATGATCCGCGCGTCTCCCTGCTCGACCTGCTGCGCGACCGGCTGCACCTGACCGGCACGAAGGTCGGCTGCAACCAGGGCGCGTGCGGCGCGTGCACGGTGCTGATCGACGGCGACCGGGTGCTCTCCTGCCTGACGCTGGCCGTGCAGGCGGACGGCCGGTCGGTCACCACGATCGAGGGCCTCGGCACGGCCGGCGACCTGCACCCGCTCCAGGCCGCGTTCGTCGAGCGGGACGGTCTCCAGTGCGGGTACTGCACGCCCGGCCAGATCTGCGCGGCCGCGGCCATGCTGGACGAGGTCCGGGCCGGCGCGCCCAGCTACGTGACCGCGGACCTGGGTGCGGAGCGCGTGGCGCTGTCCCGCGACGAGGTGCGCGAGCGGATGAGCGGCAACCTGTGCCGGTGCGGGGCGCACCACGGCATCGTGGACGCGATCATGCAGGTGGCGGGGGAGCGCGAGGCATGAACCCGATCACGTATCGCCGGGCCTCGTCGGTCGCGGACGCGGTCGCGACGGCCGGCACGGACGGCTGGCGGCTGCTGGGCGGCGGCACCAACCTGGTC
It encodes:
- a CDS encoding 2Fe-2S iron-sulfur cluster-binding protein, coding for MTMTVNGTQVPPPDDPRVSLLDLLRDRLHLTGTKVGCNQGACGACTVLIDGDRVLSCLTLAVQADGRSVTTIEGLGTAGDLHPLQAAFVERDGLQCGYCTPGQICAAAAMLDEVRAGAPSYVTADLGAERVALSRDEVRERMSGNLCRCGAHHGIVDAIMQVAGEREA
- a CDS encoding AraC family transcriptional regulator is translated as MSVNPLFLRARPGDPLSEVFDLVEVNGVVSGGAAASGPWTSPRMVMERPELKFMALVRGRVRLTADSLGAPIELEAGDVAVLNHRSWAQLESVAGEERTRRVLDDLDLDDDLLALMGSAADADDIVVGGHVDLNAAGHALVIPALPPVAHIRAAAPPALGVRRVLDRLFEELVAERAGSTFAIRQYGQLLVLELLRAYLHQSELPPGWLRVSVDEQLRPTLELMHAEPARRPSLDELARAASMSRTTFAERFRAVAGMPPVAYMSRWRMLHAQRALRDSDIGVGALASHLGYASESAFSTAFKREVGESPLRFRQRVRHRREDVVRSSHGDPTAAPGRSAHPG